In the Arachis ipaensis cultivar K30076 chromosome B10, Araip1.1, whole genome shotgun sequence genome, one interval contains:
- the LOC107621870 gene encoding shikimate O-hydroxycinnamoyltransferase-like, with protein sequence MDSAAGEFHVSVTNEEVVAAVLPTQEHWLPLSNLDLLLPPVDVGVFFCYKNNNTMVMNSFASMVGCLKKSLSQALVSYYAFAGEVVANTAGEPELLCNNRGVDFVEAVADIELHCLNLYNPDVSIEGKLVPKKKRGVFVVQATSLKCGGIVVGCTFDHRIADAYSANMFLVSWANMAQPTRPKPKQPCFRRSLLSPRRPGFIHPSLHNMYIPISKLPPPAATTTSLLSRIYYVTAKQLQHMHSLATDNGATKHTKLESFSAFLWKMVARAASTDIKGKKVVAKMGIVVDGRKRLADSGGSSCDGEKGKKSLMNSYFGNVLSIPFGQKLVEELVEKPLWWVANVVHEFLEVAVTEEHFLGLIDWVETHRPVPGLAKIYCSGAEEGPAFVISSGQRFPEEKVDFGWGKAVFGSYHFPWGGDAGYVMPMPSPLVNGDWVVYMHLVKEQLYTIESEASHFFMPLTWEYLNQ encoded by the exons ATGGATAGTGCTGCTGGAGAGTTCCACGTGAGTGTGACCAATGAAGAGGTGGTAGCAGCGGTTCTACCAACTCAAGAACACTGGCTACCACTCTCTAACCTCGATCTACTCCTTCCTCCGGTAGACGTTGGAGTCTTCTTCTGCTACAAGAACAACAACACAATGGTGATGAATAGCTTTGCATCCATGGTGGGGTGTTTGAAGAAATCGCTGTCTCAAGCTCTTGTGTCTTACTATGCATTTGCCGGCGAAGTGGTGGCCAACACGGCGGGTGAACCCGAGTTGCTATGCAACAACCGTGGAGTTGATTTTGTTGAAGCTGTCGCAGACATTGAGCTTCACTGTCTCAACTTGTACAATCCTGATGTCTCCATTGAAGGGAAGCTTGTTCCCAAGAAGAAGCGTGGCGTGTTTGTGGTCCAG GCAACATCACTCAAGTGCGGTGGGATAGTAGTGGGATGCACATTTGATCATCGAATAGCAGATGCATACTCAGCAAACATGTTCCTTGTATCATGGGCCAACATGGCCCAACCCACCAGGCCCAAGCCCAAGCAACCTTGCTTCCGTCGCTCCCTTCTCAGTCCCCGCCGCCCAGGGTTCATCCACCCCTCCCTCCACAACATGTACATCCCCATCTCCAAGCTCCCACCACCAGCTGCCACCACCACCTCTCTCCTCAGCCGCATTTACTATGTCACGGCAAAGCAGCTCCAACACATGCATTCACTCGCCACCGACAATGGCGCCACCAAGCACACAAAACTCGAGTCATTCTCCGCGTTCTTGTGGAAGATGGTTGCTCGTGCAGCTTCAACAGACATCAAAGGCAAAAAG GTTGTTGCCAAAATGGGCATAGTGGTGGATGGAAGGAAGAGGCTAGCCGATAGTGGTGGTAGCAGTTGTGAtggagaaaaagggaaaaaatcaCTGATGAATTCTTATTTTGGAAATGTGCTTTCCATACCCTTTGGTCAAAAACTGGTGGAGGAGCTGGTGGAGAAACCATTATGGTGGGTGGCAAATGTGGTTCATGAGTTTTTGGAGGTGGCAGTAACAGAGGAGCACTTTCTAGGACTTATTGACTGGGTGGAAACACACCGGCCGGTTCCTGGGTTGGCGAAGATCTATTGCAGTGGCGCCGAGGAGGGGCCGGCTTTCGTTATATCGTCTGGACAAAGGTTCCCGGAGGAgaaggtggattttgggtggggGAAGGCTGTGTTTGGTTCTTATCATTTTCCTTGGGGTGGAGATGCTGGCTATGTGATGCCAATGCCAAGTCCTCTTGTGAATGGTGATTGGGTTGTTTACATGCACCTTGTGAAGGAACAATTATACACAATTGAGTCTGAGGCTTCTCATTTCTTTATGCCTTTAACTTGGGAGTACCTTAACCAATGA